In Bacteroidales bacterium, the following proteins share a genomic window:
- a CDS encoding response regulator transcription factor, with protein sequence MNKANILIVEDEQRLAEILKKQLEETGFSADIAYDGYIGKQMAQNNTYNLIILDINLPLINGYDLCKEIRKTNKNVPIIMLTALGTPENKLTGFNAGADDYILKPFDFRELLARVNVFLRRSEPINNNEEILRISDLEMNLNNKTVTRAKIKIDLTTKEFALLEIFLKNKEKLLTREHIIEKIWGIDFDPGTNIIDVYVNYLRKKIDKGHDIKLIHTKFGYGFYCSEKEL encoded by the coding sequence ATGAATAAGGCAAATATACTGATCGTTGAAGACGAACAAAGACTCGCTGAAATTTTAAAAAAACAACTGGAAGAAACAGGCTTCAGTGCGGATATCGCCTATGACGGCTACATCGGAAAACAGATGGCCCAAAACAATACGTATAACCTGATCATACTTGATATTAATCTTCCGCTTATCAACGGATATGACCTGTGCAAAGAAATCCGGAAAACGAACAAGAATGTACCAATAATTATGCTGACAGCACTGGGGACGCCAGAAAACAAATTAACAGGCTTTAACGCAGGGGCTGACGACTATATATTAAAACCTTTTGATTTCAGGGAGCTGCTGGCAAGGGTTAATGTTTTTCTCAGGCGATCAGAACCGATAAACAACAATGAGGAGATCTTAAGAATTTCGGATCTGGAAATGAACCTTAACAATAAGACTGTAACACGAGCAAAAATAAAAATTGACCTGACAACAAAAGAGTTTGCATTATTGGAAATTTTTCTGAAAAACAAAGAAAAATTACTTACACGGGAACACATAATTGAAAAGATATGGGGCATCGATTTTGACCCCGGAACGAACATTATTGATGTTTATGTCAATTACCTGAGAAAAAAAATTGACAAAGGCCATGACATTAAGCTGATACATACAAAGTTCGGGTATGGATTTTACTGCAGTGAAAAAGAGTTGTAA
- a CDS encoding HAMP domain-containing histidine kinase, with the protein MNIKTRLSFEFTGIVAVILLFFAGLVYYLSYTTQLARYREDLLNSAKNTTILLIDVVEVDSLLLKKIQRETILLDDEEIIITNSASKVIYSNNEKYLTDKIIEQYSAKKDISYFSVGEKDGVFYKHHFRNQYYNVFVMATDHNRIKNLSDLKKILFWSVLFSIWLSTMFSYLFSKNAIKPISRIIKNVKNINSAKLSDRLKEGRGNDEIAQLSRTFNEMLASLEIAFNNQKDFVSNASHELRTPLSVMILESDYLLSKEQSAEGYKKHISRLVNDLKKLNTQLNSLLELAQISHDKKIQLKSIRIDEIVYDAIQQIKIKYPARKIISKIQYPENENELLINGNAGLLNIVFKNLIDNACKFSDDDVNIEFLMAEDHIKIIISDKGIGIPPIDLERIYSPFGRASNVKFKSGFGIGLSIVAKILEIHEVSLIIDSKENVGTKFSMHFKKNKGQRLEFIDDA; encoded by the coding sequence ATGAACATTAAAACCAGGTTATCATTTGAATTCACGGGCATCGTTGCAGTAATACTGTTGTTTTTTGCCGGGTTAGTTTATTATTTATCCTATACTACACAGCTTGCAAGGTACAGGGAAGACCTACTGAACAGTGCGAAGAACACCACTATTTTGTTAATCGATGTGGTGGAGGTAGATTCATTATTATTGAAAAAAATTCAACGGGAAACCATTTTACTTGATGATGAAGAAATTATCATTACTAATTCAGCATCTAAAGTAATCTACAGCAATAACGAGAAATACCTTACAGATAAAATCATCGAGCAATATTCCGCCAAGAAGGATATCAGTTATTTTTCTGTCGGTGAAAAAGATGGTGTCTTTTATAAACATCATTTTAGGAACCAATACTATAATGTGTTTGTTATGGCTACAGACCATAACCGCATCAAAAATTTATCCGACCTGAAGAAGATACTTTTCTGGAGTGTACTATTCAGTATATGGTTATCAACGATGTTCTCATACCTGTTCTCGAAAAATGCAATCAAACCAATATCGCGGATAATCAAAAATGTTAAGAATATCAATTCGGCCAAACTCAGCGACCGGCTTAAAGAAGGCCGGGGAAATGATGAAATAGCGCAACTGTCAAGAACCTTTAATGAAATGCTGGCAAGCCTTGAAATTGCATTTAACAACCAGAAAGATTTTGTATCGAATGCCTCTCATGAATTACGGACGCCTCTTTCCGTCATGATCCTCGAATCGGACTATTTATTAAGCAAGGAACAATCAGCAGAAGGGTATAAAAAACATATAAGCAGGTTGGTGAACGACCTCAAAAAGCTAAACACACAATTGAACAGTTTGCTGGAATTAGCCCAGATATCCCATGACAAGAAAATTCAGCTCAAGAGTATCAGAATTGATGAGATTGTCTACGATGCCATACAACAGATAAAAATAAAATATCCGGCAAGAAAAATAATATCAAAGATCCAATATCCCGAAAATGAAAACGAATTGCTTATTAATGGCAATGCCGGATTGCTTAATATCGTCTTTAAGAACCTTATCGATAATGCCTGTAAATTTTCGGATGATGATGTGAATATTGAATTTCTGATGGCAGAAGATCACATAAAGATCATCATATCTGATAAAGGAATCGGGATACCGCCAATTGATCTGGAACGCATTTACAGCCCTTTCGGAAGGGCTTCCAATGTTAAGTTTAAGAGCGGATTTGGCATTGGACTCTCCATAGTGGCTAAAATATTAGAAATCCATGAAGTGTCGCTTATCATCGACAGCAAGGAAAATGTTGGCACAAAATTTTCCATGCACTTCAAAAAAAATAAAGGACAACGCCTGGAATTTATTGATGACGCCTGA